Sequence from the Montipora foliosa isolate CH-2021 chromosome 12, ASM3666993v2, whole genome shotgun sequence genome:
gggattcttaacagttgttgttgttgtgttctgttgtttcgttgattgtttcagattggccctgaaaagcccctttacggagtggtcaattaagtatgtattgtattgtatgcaTACATCCATTCCTAATTGCCGTCCACCACAACGAGCACAtgcagggccaatgaaacatatCTATGATGCAGTATAATAATCTTTTTTTGAGAAGAGAATCCCAACAAGCCgcaggcaaaccagttgacaCTTTACAAATGAGGCCCGAAATCTAAGAAACTACAAGGAACTAATGCCCAATCCGGGATCTCCAGATTTCGAGGCAGGGAACCTAACCACTAAACAAGCCACTCAGTCCTGTTTTCAAAACATTAAGAAGCTGATAGTTTAATTAAAAACGCAGCCGTGCCATTGTTACTTGGATAGACGAGCAAGAAGAAATTTTAGCCCACACTGGGAATTGCGGCCTTTGTCTAAGGGAGCGTCGCATGCAAATGGTGAATTCGACAAACCAGGGAATGAGGCAACCATACGATCTACTGTTTTGCTCCGTGGAGTTGACTGAATCTTCGCATACTCCACTGATATGCATAGTGGTGATCAACATTTTGCTCGCTGTCACTGCATTTGTGGGAAATCTCCTCATTTTAGTTGCGCTAGGTAAGAATTGTCCGCTTCATCCGCCATCCAAATCATTGCTTCGTAGCTTGGCAGCAAGTGACCTCTGTGTCGGTATCTTGGCAGAGCCAACTTTTATTGCTTACTGGCTATCCgtggtgaaaaagaaaatgaactttTGTCTCTTTGCTCATCGCACCATTTATGTGACC
This genomic interval carries:
- the LOC137981013 gene encoding olfactory receptor 4D1-like, giving the protein MVNSTNQGMRQPYDLLFCSVELTESSHTPLICIVVINILLAVTAFVGNLLILVALGKNCPLHPPSKSLLRSLAASDLCVGILAEPTFIAYWLSVVTLVICYFPYVAVAFITSTVSRMSPALFLAEQITLTFIFLNSPLNPILHCWKINEIRNSVKETLTKLYHFSN